One window of the Colletotrichum destructivum chromosome 6, complete sequence genome contains the following:
- a CDS encoding Putative ribonuclease H-like superfamily, exonuclease, RNase T/DNA polymerase III — translation MGNHRRSRGGGDDEAETDAASQELSTGITVAQPQQSTIPSEIANGERDSRESSSQTHSSGSLKRSAPDDDEGWTKVERGNKKRKKVPREGSNNYPAITFSPSAKLFAKINLAMLRDLVLYLFADGTGPNWVSVSHRPYFRKIVVLMVPGLEEAMFNEAVNFDKYTSGSASNQDRTETTPDDYYPRPLSAERLPIALQGFANMFPHLWPVKAPGDDKYMKLHSPMGTFLTAPMAKNKDERKGPKPAREPSGWKNERTRITEFLATLEELENAGHLIHPALIENEERRAAFRVPDGWVVSKVDKLEDGEVPEADIEQGSVTAGRECLALDCEMCMTGESEYSLTRISVISWSGDLLMDELVKPEKPITNYVTQFSGITEEMLKPVTTTLQDIQRKLLELITPRTILIGHSLESDLKALHFSHPFIVDTSLIYPHPRGPPLKSSLKWLTQKYVNREIQKGGANGHNPIEDARACLDLVRQKCEKGKMWGASDFQGENLFRRLARAGTAYKAQGGEAGGLVTGKTSAAVDWGDPSKGPGAGATYQVGCKSDADVVNGVIRAVKGDADGLEIPGGGVDFVWGRMRELEALQGWWNKNRVDSANSDGGPPESDTKLDGKLGKSPLEQCLARLSASLETIHASLPPCTAFIVYSGSGDPREMSRLQAMHSQWKREYNTPGKKWDQLSVKWTDEEEQALRRAVKKARQSVGFIGVK, via the coding sequence ATGGGGAACCATCGCAGAAGCCGCGGaggtggcgatgacgaggccgaaaCGGACGCCGCTAGTCAAGAGCTCAGCACAGGAATCACCGTCGCCCAGCCGCAACAATCAACAATTCCGAGCGAGATAGCGAATGGCGAACGCGACTCCCGCGAAAGCTCCTCGCAGACTCACAGCAGTGGAAGCTTGAAAAGATCGGCCCctgacgatgacgagggatGGACCAAAGTCGAGCGAGGCAAcaagaagcgcaagaagGTCCCTCGCGAAGGCTCCAACAACTATCCCGCCATCACCTTCTCCCCGAGTGCGAAGCTGTTCGCTAAGATCAACCTCGCCATGCTTCGCGACCTTGTTCTCTACCTCTTCGCTGACGGAACGGGTCCGAACTGGGTCTCCGTTTCGCACCGACCGTACTTCAGAAAGATTGTAGTCTTGATGGTACCCGGGTTAGAGGAAGCCATGTTCAACGAGGCCGTGAACTTCGACAAGTATACCTCCGGCTCGGCTAGTAATCAAGACCGCACAGAAACGACGCCCGACGACTACTACCCCCGGCCACTTTCGGCTGAACGCCTACCGATTGCGCTCCAGGGATTCGCCAACATGTTCCCTCACCTATGGCCTGTCAAGGCACCTGGCGACGACAAGTACATGAAACTTCACTCGCCCATGGGTACCTTTCTTACCGCGCCTATGGCCAAGAACAAAGACGAGAGAAAGGGTCCTAAGCCGGCGAGGGAGCCTAGTGGCTGGAAGAACGAGCGAACACGTATTACCGAATTTTTAGCCACACTCGAGGAACTGGAAAATGCTGGGCATCTCATCCACCCGGCGCTCATAGAGAATGAAGAGAGAAGAGCGGCATTCAGGGTTCCAGATGGATGGGTTGTATCCAAAGTCGACAAGCTTGAAGATGGTGAAGTGCCCGAGGCGGACATTGAACAGGGCAGCGTGACAGCTGGCCGAGAGTGTCTCGCCTTGGACTGCGAGATGTGCATGACGGGCGAGAGCGAATATTCTCTTACACGCATTAGCGTCATTTCATGGTCAGGAGACCTGCTTATGGACGAACTGGTGAAACCAGAGAAACCCATCACCAACTACGTCACCCAGTTCTCCGGTATCACAGAGGAGATGCTGAAACCGGTGACGACCACACTGCAGGATATTCAACGGAAGCTCCTCGAGCTAATTACCCCGCGAACTATCCTCATCGGACATTCGCTCGAGTCTGACTTGAAGGCTCTTCACTTCTCTCATCCCTTCATCGTCGATACCTCCCTCATCTACCCGCATCCGAGAGGCCCGCCTCTTAAATCATCTCTCAAATGGCTGACTCAGAAGTATGTGAACCGTGAGATCCAGAAAGGCGGCGCCAACGGACACAACCCGATCGAGGACGCTCGCGCTTGTCTGGATCTTGTTAGACAAAAATGCGAGAAAGGAAAGATGTGGGGCGCATCTGACTTCCAGGGTGAGAATCTATTCCGCCGGCTGGCCAGAGCTGGAACTGCATACAAggcccagggcggcgaggcaggtggtttGGTAACAGGCAAAACGAGCGCTGCCGTGGACTGGGGTGACCCATCCAAGGGCCCTGGTGCTGGAGCCACGTACCAAGTCGGTTGCAAATCCGATGCAGACGTTGTCAACGGCGTCATTCGAGCTGTAAAGGGCGACGCGGACGGGTTGGAAATCCCAGGCGGTGGTGTTGACTTTGTGTGGGGTCGGATGCGAGAGCTTGAGGCGTTACAAGGCTGGTGGAACAAGAACCGAGTTGACAGCGCCAACAGCGATGGCGGTCCTCCCGAATCTGATACCAAGCTGGATGGAAAGCTCGGCAAGTCGCCTCTGGAGCAGTGCTTGGCCCGTCTCTCCGCCTCTCTCGAGACCATTCACGCGAGCCTTCCACCCTGCACGGCCTTCATCGTCTACTCGGGCTCCGGTGACCCTCGCGAAATGAGCAGGCTCCAGGCCATGCACTCGCAATGGAAGCGAGAATACAATACCCCCGGAAAGAAGTGGGATCAGCTGTCTGTCAAGTGGACGGATGAGGAGGAACAAGCCCTTCGACGTGCAGTTAAAAAGGCCAGACAAAGCGTCGGGTTCATTGGTGTGAAATAA
- a CDS encoding Putative SET domain, Zinc finger, MYND-type, SET domain superfamily — translation MPANDGIEVRGTKGGAKGGRSIHATRRFKPGDVIARFDNPAVVLPPGHRALEYCNHCLKKQRPAGVKLRACTGCKTVAYCGPACQRANWSLVHKLECKAIQRLHEAKPAHQPDWVPTPIRAAAQVMLRPQVLARFEELEGHVEQWRKKDGTDLQLQSHGVVKCLGLDTVTFERLETAFQVLCKLQTNAFSRTEEYYETGGVFLDTTLAMINHSCVPNALVQFGGRTATLRATSFLDPGDEIEISYIDQTQPRGKRHGELDLYHFECSCYKCQKDLDEYQVAMADPTIELNALSVMADIERFKNPPGGGNLDPQQGMEVLKLHRIFHALHRDMKSNEKHEWLRKAYKTASWFPKVGKYAIEPFAQVVEEAASYYGKDCNNHECALAVASLSAYEIEPYKHIAPFHSQRLKGLSAIAIALSNTAPNPAKLMKLARDMVATKKFTKSGLKVLENLDQVSLCQMVLAIIDMYSPQAPSADWEVVVLANEMLSDIGSLPGRERENALINAWRKDPKGMEEFFRYGLVEPIRTLSELGKVVLEVDLAQDRDLSAK, via the exons ATGCCCGCCAACGACGGCATCGAAGTCCGTGGCACCAAAGGCGGCGCCAAGGGCGGCCGCTCCATCCACGCAACTCGACGCTTCAAGCCTGGCGACGTCATCGCCCGCTTTGACAACCCCGCGGTTGTCCTCCCGCCGGGCCACCGCGCGCTCGAGTACTGCAACCATTGTCTGAAGAAGCAGCGGCCGGCTGGCGTGAAGCTTCGAGCCTGCACCGGGTGCAAAACGGTGGCCTACTGTGGCCCAGCTTGCCAGCGGGCCAACTGGTCACTGGTACACAAGCTCGAGTGTAAGGCCATCCAGCGGCTGCACGAGGCCAAGCCGGCGCATCAGCCGGACTGGGTGCCAACACCGATCCGCGCAGCCGCGCAGGTCATGCTCCGACCGCAGGTGCTGGCGCGGTTTGAGGAGCTGGAGGGGCATGTCGAGCAATGGAGGAAGAAGGATGGAACCGACCTGCAGCTCCAGTCGCATGGTGTTGTGAAGTGTCTTGGATTGGACACCGTCACATTTGAGAGATTAGAGACGGCTTTCCAGGTTCTGTGCAAG CTTCAGACCAATGCCTTCAGCAGAACGGAGGAATACTACGAGACTGGTGGTGTATTCTTAGACACTACTTTGGCCATGATCAATCACTCATGCGTGCCTAATGCGCTGGTCCAATTCGGCGGGAGAACGGCCACGCTCCGTGCCACATCATTTCTTGACCCTGGCGATGAGATTGAAATATCCTACATTG ATCAAACCCAGCCCAGGGGTAAGAGACacggcgagctcgacctcTACCACTTCGAGTGCTCGTGTTACAAATGCCAGAAGGACTTAGACGAGTACCAAGTCGCAATGGCAGACCCGACCATTGAGCTGAACGCGCTTAGTGTTATGGCTGATATCGAGAGATTTAAGAACCCTCCTGGAGGCGGCAACCTTGACCCGCAACAGGGAATGGAAGTATTGAAGCTTCATAGGATCTTCCATGCGCTCCACCGCGATATGAAGTCCAACGAGAAGCACGAATGGTTGAGAAAGGCGTACAAGACAGCCTCATGGTTTCCCAAAGTCGGGAAGTACGCTATTGAGCCGTTCGCGCAGGTTGTGGAGGAGGCCGCCTCTTACTACGGCAAGGATTGCAACAACCACGAGTGCGCATTGGCAGTCgcgagcttgtcggcctACGAGATCGAGCCGTACAAGCACATTGCCCCGTTCCACTCCCAGAGACTCAAGGGCTTGTCCGCCATCGCGATCGCTCTTTCCAACACTGCACCCAACCCCGCCAAACTCATGAAGCTCGCCCGGGACATGGTCGCGACGAAGAAGTTTACGAAATCGGGGCTCAAAGTGCTTGAAAACCTAGACCAGGTCTCCTTGTGCCAAATGGTCCTTGCGATCATCGATATGTATAGCCCTCAAGCGCCATCAGCCGATTGGGAGGTTGTGGTCTTGGCCAATGAGATGTTGAGTGACATCGGAAGTCTCCCAGGCCGGGAAAGGGAGAATGCCTTGATTAACGCTTGGAGAAAGGACCCGAAAGGCATGGAAGAGTTCTTCCGATATGGTTTGGTCGAGCCGATCAGAACCTTGTCTGAGCTCGGGAAAGTCGTATTAGAAGTAGACCTGGCCCAGGACCGAGACCTGTCCGCCAAATGA
- a CDS encoding Putative SUI1 domain-containing protein, giving the protein MPGNCGASLTTIQTRNPNHSQGTPFAYIPSKFRNPHPYANAPNAPLQTQPHAHATKLFLMTTIENLKTIDPFADADEGDANNAQKKGQDYIHIRIQQRNGRKTLTTIQGLPKRFDQKKILKVIKKKFACNGTIVEDTDLGEVIQLQGDQRKAIHDFLIDKQEGLEMDSKLVKVHGF; this is encoded by the exons ATGCCAGGCAATTGTGGCG CCTCACTCACAACAATCCAAACGCGCAACCCAAACCACTCCCAGGGCACCCCTTTTGCCTACATACCTTCCAAGTTCAGAAACCCACACCCTTACGCCAACGCGCCAAACGCACCACTACAAACCCAGCCACACGCTCACGCGACAAAGCTCTTTCTCATGACTACCATCGAAAACCTTAAGACTATCGACCCCTtcgcggacgcggacgagggcgatgccaACAACGCCCAGAAGAAGGGCCAGGACTACATTCACATCCGTATCCAGCAGCGCAATGGCCGTAAGACTCTCACTACCATCCAGGGCCTGCCCAAGCGATTCGACCAGAAGAAGATCCTCAAGGTCATAAAGAAGAAGTTTGCCTGCAACGGCACCATCGTGGAGGACAcggacctcggcgaggttATTCAGCTCCAGG GTGACCAGCGCAAGGCCATTCACGACTTCCTCATCGATAAGCAGGAGGGCCTTGAGATGGACTCCAAG CTCGTCAAAGTCCACGGCTTCTAA
- a CDS encoding Putative NADH-ubiquinone oxidoreductase 17.8kDa subunit produces the protein MQAIRTRAVCIARQSRLTGLRQSRSYASGGDHGHHAHTVEEPIGGFFWAVVAIIPSAYVVYKITAPGQNGEAPYLTKKIQEYAHWQETWKERNALHTKAVEQAGFDRLLFFSTPANRDVDLRFPEALSNHAARNVVAGSQTNLDHVIAHYKKQHLDEEERKVQKLAAQKQV, from the exons ATGCAGGCCATTCGAACGCGGGCTGTCTGCATCGCGCGTCAGTCACGGCTGACTGGCCTGCGCCAATCGAGATCCTACGCTTCTGGAGGCGACCACGGCCACCACGCCCACACCGTCGAGGAGCCCATCGGA GGCTTTTTCTGGGCCGTGGTCGCGATCATCCCCTCCGCATATGTCGTCTATAAGATCACCGCTCCCGGTCAGAACGGCGAGGCGCCGTACTTGACAAAGAAGATCCAGGAGTACGCCCACTGGCAGGAGACATGGAAGGAAAGGAACGCACTACACACAAAGGCCGTTGAGCAAGCCGGATTCGACAggctgctcttcttctccacccCTGCGAACCGCGACGTTGACCTCAGATTCCCCGA GGCGCTGTCTAACCATGCCGCGCGCAATGTCGTCGCTGGTTCCCAGACCAACCTGGACCACGTGATCGCCCACTACAAGAAGCAGcatctcgacgaggaggagcggaaAGTACAGAAGCTTGCTGCACAGAAGCAGGTATGA
- a CDS encoding Putative armadillo-like helical protein, which produces MAPRNSTRAALFPFTIFMVVFGLVFLASSASALAAPVAPSPPAEVELICHTDNAAECYPKIFQPTEEFQTVHDDQELPHGLHIRMNINTGKKEAKINDPDEKTPGLEGLPTDRSIVVVDSDKAPDAEIPKDAPKYESAGMVKQPQQESGEFYTHLEFVKKGAHGSDLPIDEALEFLEDISHDIYYGLKIVETFDTVKSLLCLMVDPKTPAPAEGAVPRDQQAAAIISGALQNNPTALEEVTKVWPQLMSASCRSPHKAPELKLRDGFYSPFVPAPDDNDHDILRAANKAKAQVHAIKGLIKSPTIREDFIANKGMDRILEVLGPQDAQWEAAQRKAGQFVLDSFLDEDMGAEVGVWPLFKASEADKSKRIADRVSDENWKIVVKGIMEKNKGDENHWSRDLYNRLDAHERAQLKMIAKEEL; this is translated from the coding sequence ATGGCGCCACGAAATTCCACTCGCGCAGCTCTCTTCCCTTTCACTATCTTCATGGTggtcttcggcctcgtcttcctcgcatcatccgcctccgccttggCAGCCCCTGTTGCGCCCTCACCACCAGCTGAGGTCGAACTCATCTGCCACACAGATAACGCGGCAGAATGTTACCCTAAAATCTTTCAACCGACAGAAGAGTTCCAGACTGTTCACGATGACCAAGAACTGCCGCACGGGCTTCATATTCGCATGAACATCAACACGGGCAAAAAGGAAGCCAAGATCAACGACCCTGATGAGAAGACCCCGGGGCTCGAGGGCCTTCCTACAGACCGCTCGATCGTAGTCGTGGACTCGGACAAGGCCCCCGATGCAGAAATCCCCAAAGACGCGCCCAAGTATGAGTCTGCAGGCATGGTCAAGCAGCCACAGCAGGAGTCGGGCGAGTTTTACACCCATCTTGAGTTCGTCAAGAAGGGCGCTCACGGAAGTGATCTccccatcgacgaggccctcgaaTTTCTTGAGGACATCTCTCACGACATCTACTACGGCCTCAAAATCGTAGAGACCTTTGACACCGTCAAGTCCCTCCTCTGTCTCATGGTCGACCCCAAGACACCGGCCCCGGCCGAGGGTGCCGTGCCCCGTGACCAGcaagccgccgccatcatctccGGCGCGCTACAGAACAACCCCACGGCGCTCGAAGAAGTGACCAAGGTCTGGCCCCAGCTGATGAGCGCGTCGTGCCGCTCACCCCATAAGGCACCGGAGCTCAAGCTCCGCGACGGGTTCTACTCACCGTTCGTGCCAGCACCGGACGACAATGATCACGACATCCTCCGCGCGGCGAACAAGGCCAAAGCGCAGGTCCACGCCATAAAGGGCCTGATCAAGAGCCCGACGATCCGAGAGGACTTCATCGCCAACAAGGGCATGGACCGCAtcctcgaggttctcgggCCCCAGGACGCCCAatgggaggcggcgcagcgCAAGGCCGGGCAGTTCGTTCTGGAcagcttcctcgacgaggacatgggCGCCGAGGTGGGTGTGTGGCCCCTCTTCAAGGCGTCCGAGGCGGACAAGTCCAAGAGGATCGCCGACCGCGTCAGCGATGAGAACTGGAAGATCGTCGTGAAGGGCATCATGGAAAAGAACAAGGGAGACGAGAACCACTGGAGCCGAGATCTGTACAACCGGCTGGATGCGCACGAGAGGGCCCAACTGAAGATGATTGCAAAGGAGGAGTTGTAA
- a CDS encoding Putative small ribosomal subunit protein uS19 — translation MADDPEYNAEEAAELKKRRAFRKFSYRGIDLDALLDLDSEQLRDVVHARARRRINRGLKRRPMGLIKKLRKAKQEAKPNEKPDLVKTHLRDMIVVPEMIGSVIGIYSGKEFNQVEIKPEMVGHYLAEFSISYKPVKHGRPGIGATHSSRFIPLK, via the exons ATGGCTGACGACCCCGAATAC AACGCTGAGGAGGCTGCCGAGCTcaagaagagaagagcgTTCCGCAAGTTTTCTTACCGCGGAATCGACCTTGACGC tctccttgacctcgacTCCGAGCAGCTCCGCGATGTCGTCCACGCCCGTGCCCGCCGGCGCATCAACCGTGGTCTCAAGCGCCGCCCCATGGGCTTGATCAAGAAGCTCCGCAAGGCTAAGCAGGAGGCTAAGCCCAACGAGAAgcccgacctcgtcaagaccCACCTGCGTGACATGATTGTCGTCCCCGAGATGATCGGCTCCGTCATTGGCATCTACTCCGGCAAGGAGTTCAACCAGGTTGAGATCAAGCCCGAGATGGTTGGTCACTACCTCGCCGAGTTCTCTATCTCTTA CAAGCCTGTCAAGCACGGTAGACCCGGTATTGGTGCCACGCACTCTTCTCGTTTCATTCCTCTGAAGTAG
- a CDS encoding Putative glycosyl hydrolase family 53, glycoside hydrolase superfamily, translating into MLASLASIFLLALSTANAALTYKGADWSSAPIEEKAGIKYKSSAGASQSLEVILKNAGVNSVRQRVWVNPSNGDYNLDYNLALAKRAKAQGLSVYLTLHFSDTWADPTKQGIPSGWPSDIENLSWRLYNYTLEVSNAFQKAGVPPAIISIGNEIRAGLLFNTGRTSNWSNVARLLNSAAYGIKDSTLSPKPKIMIHLDNGWDWNAQNNWYTNLFAQNLLKAADFDMMGVSYYPFYGSGATLSALKTSLTNLANKWGKEIVVAETNWPTSCPSPAYAFPSDLKDIPFSAAGQTTFMKRVAAVVAAVKNGKGVYYWEVGWMNNQALGSSCPSNTMFSWPGTALSSLDVFKSI; encoded by the coding sequence ATGCTggcctccctcgcctccatcttcctccttgccctctcCACGGCCAATGCCGCGCTCACCTACAAGGGCGCGGActggtcctcggcgcccaTTGAGGAGAAGGCCGGTATCAAGTACAAGAgcagcgccggcgcctcgcAGTCCCTCGAGGTGATCCTCAAGAACGCCGGCGTCAACTCGGTCCGTCAGCGCGTCTGGGTCAACCCTTCCAATGGCGACTACAATCTCGACTAcaacctcgccctcgcgaAGCGCGCCAAGGCGCAGGGCTTGTCTGTCTACCTCACGCTGCACTTCAGCGACACCTGGGCCGACCCGACTAAGCAGGGCATCCCTTCGGGCTGGCCCTCGGACATTGAGAACCTTAGCTGGCGCTTGTACAACTATACCCTCGAGGTCAGCAACGCTTTCCAAAAGGCCGGCGTCCCGCCCGCCATTATCTCCATAGGCAACGAGAtccgcgccggcctgctcTTCAACACGGGCAGGACCTCGAACTGGAGCAACGTCGCCCGCCTTCTCAACTCGGCCGCGTACGGCATCAAGGACTCCACCCTCAGCCCGAAGCCAAAGATCATGATCCACCTCGACAACGGCTGGGATTGGAACGCCCAGAACAACTGGTACACCAACCTATTCGCCCAGAACctgctcaaggccgccgactTTGACATGATGGGCGTCTCCTACTACCCCTTTTATGGCTCCGGCGCCACCTTGTCCGCCCTTAAGACAAGCCTGACCAACCTGGCCAACAAATGGGGCAAGGAAATCGTCGTTGCCGAGACCAACTGGCCCACGAGCTGCCCGAGTCCCGCATACGCCTTCCCGAGCGACCTCAAAGATATccccttctccgccgccggccagacGACCTTCATGAAAcgggtcgccgccgttgtcgccgcTGTGAAGAACGGCAAGGGCGTGTATTACTGGGAGGTTGGGTGGATGAACAACCAAGCCCTAGGCTCCAGCTGCCCGTCCAACACCATGTTCTCGTGGCCCGGCACTGCATTGTCGAGTTTGGATGTCTTCAAGAGTATCTGA
- a CDS encoding Putative zn(2)Cys(6) fungal-type DNA-binding domain-containing protein, with the protein MPPRRSHKKSRAGCKRCKSRKIKCDEVHPRCGNCVKHGVPCDFENPDILDDLLTALTPSNTQSSHSPIDRASSAAPSPSALGSNRGKTPSFAGSPPTMNYTPLYTMPTTTAISATTTTSNRLLELRLMHQFTSMTSHTLVVNTPATHDIWMNTVPKLAFGGANYLADAMLAVSALHLRSLNPDDKTLIRASHSYMASSLAAYCACLQNGITEANAEALFLTAALIAFQSTASRIFIRDEADPNDPASAYSLPLSWFHAFQGVKTVVATSWPWIRNSGVVIPIIDSQPVLQLDLDATSPNSFFGKLLDNLEEELQGEDVIMAMSTRQSYQHAVAVLNWAHKLPHRGAALAFPATVSKRFIDLLEERRPRALTILASFFALLKGYESAVWWLDGVARREVMGIVSQFEATSSWWQHLEWPVRIALYKNSIIPPEVWGSDWVTEESKADKGHNMTAESFVNHIEILTGAFARAQHLHVPGIAVPTHAM; encoded by the exons ATGCCTCCCAGGAGATCGCACAAGAAGTCGAGAGCTGGTTGCAAGCGGTGCAAGTCGCGCAAGATCAAG TGCGATGAAGTTCATCCGAGATGCGGCAATTGCGTCAAGCACGGCGTGCCTTGTGACTTTGAGAACCCggacatcctcgacgaccttctCACCGCCTTAACACCATCGAACACCCAATCATCACACTCTCCCATCGACAGAGCTTCGTCCGCCGCACCTTCACCTTCCGCCCTTGGTTCGAATCGAGGCAAAACGCCGTCCTTCGCCGGCTCGCCTCCTACCATGAACTACACGCCGCTCTACACCATGCCCACTACCACCGCCATTTCTGCTACCACGACGACTAGCAATCGGCTTCTGGAGCTGCGCCTGATGCACCAGTTCACGTCAATGACATCCCATACCCTGGTGGTCAACACGCCCGCCACTCACGATATCTGGATGAACACGGTCCCGAAGCTGGCCTTCGGTGGTGCCAATTATCTGGCGGATGCCATGCTCGCTGTGTCAGCATTGCACTTGCGCTCCCTGAATCCCGACGACAAGACTCTCATCCGAGCCTCGCACTCTTACATGGCCTCTTCACTGGCCGCGTACTGCGCTTGCCTCCAAAACGGCATCACGGAGGCCAACGCCGAGGCTCTCTTCCTCACAgccgccctcatcgcctTCCAGTCGACCGCTTCCCGTATTTTTAtccgcgacgaggccgacccCAACGATCCCGCCAGCGCCTACTCGCTGCCGCTTTCGTGGTTCCACGCATTTCAAGGGGTCAAGACGGTCGTGGCGACATCCTGGCCCTGGATCCGCAACAGCGGTGTTGTCATTCCCATCATTGACTCTCAGCCTGTCCTCCAGCTGGACCTAGACGCAACGTCACCCAACTCCTTCTTCGGAAAGTTGCTTGACAACCTGGAGGAAGAGCTCCAGGGCGAAGacgtcatcatggccatgtCAACGAGACAGTCGTACCAACACGCTGTTGCTGTACTGAATTGGGCGCATAAACTGCCTCATCGTGGTGCTGCCCTTGCTTTCCCTGCTACGGTCTCGAAGCGGTTCATCGACTTGTTAGAAgaacgccgccctcgcgccTTGACCATTCTCGCCAGCTTCTTTGCGCTGCTTAAGGGTTATGAGTCGGCCGTGTGGTGGTTGGACGGCGTCGCGCGCAGAGAGGTTATGGGCATTGTTTCGCAATTCGAAGCCACCAGCTCCTGGTGGCAGCACCTCGAGTGGCCTGTTCGGATCGCCCTGTACAAGAACTCGATCATTCCTCCAGAGGTTTGGGGATCTGACTGGGTCACTGAGGAAAGCAAAGCGGACAAGGGCCATAACATGACTGCCGAGTCGTTCGTGAACCACATTGAAATCCTGACGGGTGCGTTTGCCAGGGCGCAACACCTTCACGTACCGGGCATCGCCGTCCCGACACATGCGATGTAG